A genomic region of Catalinimonas niigatensis contains the following coding sequences:
- a CDS encoding GNAT family N-acetyltransferase, protein MLSIEIKKLETHDIDQFIALIRVFEDVFEMKAFLMPERHYLQQLLAKDDFFVFVALSEGNVLGGLTSYTLQQYYSTSPLVYIYDLAVQTDFQRKGIGKKLISAITKYCKEMDMEEVFVQADEVDDYALDFYRSTGATSEKVVHFYYPLNKS, encoded by the coding sequence ATGCTGAGTATAGAGATCAAAAAACTAGAAACTCATGACATTGATCAATTCATAGCACTAATCCGGGTGTTTGAAGATGTCTTTGAGATGAAGGCCTTCCTGATGCCGGAGCGCCATTATCTGCAACAGTTGCTGGCAAAGGATGACTTTTTTGTATTTGTTGCCTTATCAGAAGGTAATGTGTTGGGTGGTCTGACTTCCTATACTTTACAGCAGTATTATTCTACCTCACCTCTGGTATATATTTATGATCTGGCAGTGCAGACTGATTTTCAGCGGAAAGGGATTGGTAAAAAGTTAATATCTGCGATCACAAAATATTGCAAAGAAATGGACATGGAAGAGGTATTTGTTCAAGCCGATGAAGTAGATGACTACGCCTTGGATTTCTACCGTTCTACCGGGGCAACTTCCGAAAAAGTGGTCCATTTCTATTATCCTTTGAACAAATCATAA
- a CDS encoding class I SAM-dependent methyltransferase encodes MSIRDAYNSWAIQYDTNQNKTRDLEGIALRETLHPLNFEHCLEIGCGTGKNSQWLAEKSANLTAVDLSEEMLNRARQKVEAEHVSFVQADITKAWSFVDKHFDLISFSLVLEHIADLDHIFAEVNKVLHPGGFVYLGELHPFKQYTGTKARFDTESGRQIVECYTHNISDFVLAGKQSDLKLIDMNEYFDEGDRSSIPRILTMLFQKPFSH; translated from the coding sequence ATGAGTATCAGAGACGCTTATAACAGTTGGGCCATTCAGTACGACACCAACCAAAACAAAACCAGAGATCTGGAAGGAATAGCCTTAAGGGAAACATTGCATCCCCTCAACTTTGAGCATTGTCTGGAGATCGGTTGTGGCACCGGGAAAAACAGTCAGTGGCTGGCAGAAAAATCTGCTAATCTGACTGCTGTAGATCTTTCTGAGGAAATGCTCAACAGGGCCAGACAAAAAGTGGAGGCAGAGCATGTCAGCTTTGTACAGGCGGACATTACCAAAGCCTGGTCTTTTGTGGACAAGCATTTTGATCTCATCAGTTTTAGCCTGGTGCTGGAGCATATCGCTGATCTTGATCACATATTTGCTGAAGTGAATAAAGTTCTTCATCCGGGGGGATTCGTGTATCTGGGAGAACTGCATCCCTTTAAGCAATATACAGGCACAAAAGCCAGATTTGACACTGAATCGGGCAGGCAGATAGTGGAATGTTATACTCACAATATCTCGGATTTTGTACTGGCAGGAAAGCAGTCTGACTTAAAGCTAATTGATATGAATGAGTATTTTGATGAAGGAGACAGGAGTAGCATTCCCCGTATATTGACCATGCTTTTTCAGAAGCCTTTTTCCCATTGA